The Paracoccus sp. MC1862 genome includes a window with the following:
- a CDS encoding tripartite tricarboxylate transporter permease: protein MDALIQLLNGFSIAIQPMNLAFAAIGVLLGTMVGVLPGIGPALTVALLLPVTFKLDPGGSIIMFAGIYYGGMYGGSTTAILLNTPGEAASVVTALEGNKMARKGRGGPALATAAIGSFVAALIATIGLAFLAPILVKLAVRFGPWDYFGLMLIAFVTVSATFGSSPLRGLTSLAIGLWLGLIGIDQLTGQTRLAFGVPNLFDGIEVTTLAVGLFAIGEALHVASRHAFAPEKPIPIKGSIWMTRKDWARSWKPWLRGAGIGFPIGALPAGGAEIPTFLSYTTERRLSKHPEEFGHGAIEGVAGPEAANNASAAGSLVPLLTLGLPTSATAAVMLAGFQQYNIQPGPLLFVQHADLVWGLIASLFIANIMLLVLNLPLVGVWVQLLKIPMPWLYAGILVFATMGTIAANPSVVELLLLSAFGVLGFLMRRYDYPVAPVVVGLILGPMADSQLRRALQMSLGDPMILLQHPGSAIMIAIATIALIAPFVFRGLARFRQDED, encoded by the coding sequence ATGGACGCGCTTATCCAGCTTCTGAACGGGTTTTCCATCGCCATCCAGCCGATGAACCTTGCCTTCGCGGCCATCGGCGTCCTCTTGGGTACCATGGTCGGCGTGCTGCCGGGGATCGGCCCGGCGCTGACGGTCGCGCTGCTGCTGCCCGTGACCTTCAAGCTCGACCCCGGCGGCTCGATCATCATGTTCGCGGGCATCTATTACGGCGGAATGTATGGCGGCTCGACCACCGCGATCCTGCTGAACACGCCCGGAGAGGCCGCGTCCGTCGTCACCGCGCTTGAGGGCAACAAGATGGCCCGCAAGGGCCGGGGCGGCCCGGCCCTGGCCACTGCCGCCATCGGGTCCTTCGTGGCCGCGCTGATCGCGACCATCGGGCTTGCTTTCCTCGCGCCGATCCTCGTCAAGCTGGCCGTCCGCTTCGGGCCATGGGACTATTTCGGGCTGATGCTGATCGCCTTTGTCACCGTATCGGCGACCTTCGGATCATCGCCCCTGCGCGGCCTGACCAGCCTTGCCATCGGCCTCTGGCTGGGGCTGATCGGCATCGACCAGTTGACCGGCCAGACGCGGCTGGCCTTCGGCGTCCCGAATTTGTTCGACGGGATCGAGGTCACGACTCTGGCCGTGGGCCTCTTTGCCATCGGCGAGGCGCTGCATGTCGCCTCCCGCCATGCCTTTGCGCCGGAAAAGCCGATCCCGATCAAGGGCTCGATCTGGATGACCCGCAAGGATTGGGCGCGGTCGTGGAAGCCTTGGCTGCGCGGCGCGGGCATCGGCTTCCCCATCGGCGCGCTGCCGGCGGGCGGCGCGGAAATCCCGACCTTCCTCAGCTACACCACGGAACGCAGGCTGTCGAAGCATCCCGAGGAGTTCGGCCATGGCGCCATCGAGGGCGTGGCCGGACCCGAGGCCGCCAACAACGCATCCGCCGCCGGATCGCTGGTGCCGCTGCTGACGCTGGGTCTGCCGACCTCGGCCACGGCGGCGGTGATGCTGGCGGGGTTCCAGCAATACAACATCCAGCCCGGCCCGCTGCTGTTCGTCCAGCACGCCGATCTGGTCTGGGGGCTGATCGCCTCGCTGTTCATCGCCAACATCATGCTGCTGGTCTTGAACCTGCCGCTGGTGGGGGTCTGGGTGCAACTTCTGAAGATCCCCATGCCCTGGCTTTACGCGGGCATCCTGGTCTTCGCCACGATGGGGACCATCGCCGCGAACCCCTCGGTCGTGGAACTGCTGCTGCTGTCGGCCTTCGGCGTTCTGGGCTTCCTGATGCGACGATACGATTACCCGGTGGCGCCGGTGGTCGTGGGGCTGATCCTGGGACCCATGGCCGACAGCCAGTTGCGCCGCGCCTTGCAGATGAGCCTCGGCGACCCCATGATCCTGCTGCAGCACCCCGGATCGGCCATCATGATCGCGATCGCCACGATCGCCCTGATCGCGCCCTTCGTCTTTCGGGGACTGGCGCGCTTCCGGCAGGACGAGGACTGA
- a CDS encoding tripartite tricarboxylate transporter TctB family protein: protein MNLGQTALHRPTAIIGVGLIALAAITWFDARGMSIRSNYGVGADAASYFVAAFLAVLGLAHLVTALRPGITADHADWSGVAWIGLALGGLIGSIWLGLGFILGSTLLFALTARAFGRQALVADLVIGAVISTGVFLMFNKLLQLALPMGPLERLF from the coding sequence ATGAACCTGGGACAAACTGCCCTGCATCGCCCCACGGCGATCATCGGCGTCGGCCTGATCGCGCTGGCCGCGATCACTTGGTTCGACGCGAGGGGCATGAGCATCCGCTCGAACTACGGGGTCGGCGCAGATGCAGCTTCCTATTTCGTCGCGGCCTTTCTGGCCGTGCTGGGCCTTGCGCATCTGGTCACGGCCCTTCGCCCCGGCATCACCGCCGACCACGCGGACTGGAGCGGGGTTGCCTGGATCGGGCTCGCGCTGGGCGGGCTGATCGGCTCGATCTGGCTGGGCCTCGGCTTCATCCTCGGCTCGACGCTGCTCTTTGCCCTGACCGCACGCGCCTTCGGACGGCAGGCGCTTGTCGCCGATCTGGTCATCGGCGCTGTTATCTCGACCGGGGTCTTCCTGATGTTCAACAAGCTTCTGCAACTGGCGCTGCCCATGGGCCCGCTGGAACGCCTGTTCTGA
- a CDS encoding tripartite tricarboxylate transporter substrate binding protein — MSFVTRRLAAACLAVMTAVAPAAAQDLELTITAPAGAGGGWDSAARSLQEVMMKTGTAKSVQVMNVPGAGGTVGLAQFAQNAKGSPDQLLVGGITMVGAILTNKAPVNLTNVTPIARLTGDPLVVVVPKNSPHQTLADLTAAIQADVSRTIWAGGSAGGADHILAALITQAAGGDPSKVNYVAYSGGGEALAAMLGGQVTAGISGYGEWQGQIESGDLRALAISYPEPIEGIEAQPLKAQGVDVELVNWRGIFAGPDIADADKQALSAAIEQTVKSPEWQAVLTARGWTDYYAPADEFAAFVASENERVHATLQSIGLAE; from the coding sequence ATGTCTTTTGTCACCCGCAGGCTCGCAGCGGCCTGTCTTGCCGTAATGACGGCGGTGGCGCCGGCGGCGGCGCAGGATCTGGAACTGACCATCACCGCCCCGGCGGGCGCGGGTGGGGGCTGGGACTCGGCGGCGCGCTCGCTGCAGGAAGTCATGATGAAGACCGGCACTGCGAAAAGCGTGCAGGTCATGAACGTGCCGGGCGCGGGCGGGACCGTGGGACTGGCGCAGTTCGCCCAGAACGCCAAGGGCTCGCCCGACCAGCTTCTGGTCGGCGGCATCACCATGGTCGGCGCGATCCTGACCAACAAGGCGCCGGTGAACCTGACCAACGTCACCCCCATCGCGCGGCTGACGGGCGATCCGCTGGTCGTGGTGGTGCCGAAGAACTCGCCGCACCAGACGCTGGCCGATCTGACCGCCGCCATCCAGGCGGATGTCTCGCGCACCATCTGGGCGGGCGGATCGGCGGGCGGCGCGGACCATATCCTTGCGGCGCTCATCACCCAGGCGGCGGGCGGGGACCCGTCCAAGGTGAACTATGTCGCCTATTCGGGCGGCGGCGAGGCGCTGGCCGCCATGCTGGGCGGGCAGGTCACGGCCGGGATCTCGGGCTATGGCGAATGGCAGGGGCAGATCGAATCGGGCGACCTGCGGGCGCTGGCGATCTCCTACCCGGAGCCGATCGAGGGGATCGAGGCGCAGCCGCTCAAGGCGCAGGGCGTCGATGTGGAACTGGTGAACTGGCGCGGCATCTTCGCAGGGCCGGATATTGCGGACGCCGACAAGCAGGCGCTCTCCGCCGCCATCGAGCAGACCGTGAAGTCGCCCGAATGGCAGGCGGTCCTGACCGCCCGCGGCTGGACCGACTATTACGCGCCCGCCGACGAATTCGCGGCCTTCGTCGCCTCGGAAAACGAGCGGGTCCACGCCACGCTGCAGTCCATCGGCCTGGCCGAGTGA
- a CDS encoding GntR family transcriptional regulator: MARESLVPRIMQQVLDHVRGEEMSAGRHLGAQKLADAFRVSRAPVVGALKRLEDLGIVRAEPNRGFFLAMDAADLPEMPGGNSHEESLYFQIAEDRLSGRLPDRFSESELMRQYGVARGRLVRALQQMADEGLVDRLPGNGWEFRETLNSLKAYADAYQFRAAIEMQALLLPSFAPDPEAFATARQHQLDLLSGFKSASRAAIYGTNIEFHEMLMRCANNAFFLDAVRRVNRVRRLIEYRIGNERERLPRQCREHLQILDLIEARDMQAAAAFLFHHVREAGQIKLRLLDLSPIPSAPSS, from the coding sequence GTGGCCCGTGAAAGCCTTGTTCCCCGGATCATGCAGCAGGTGCTGGATCATGTCCGCGGCGAAGAGATGTCGGCAGGCCGGCATCTTGGCGCGCAGAAGCTGGCCGATGCCTTCCGCGTATCCCGCGCCCCGGTCGTGGGGGCACTGAAAAGGCTTGAGGATCTCGGGATCGTCCGGGCCGAGCCGAACCGCGGCTTCTTTCTTGCGATGGATGCCGCCGACCTGCCCGAGATGCCGGGCGGGAACTCGCACGAGGAAAGCCTGTATTTCCAGATCGCCGAGGACCGGCTGTCCGGCCGCCTTCCCGACCGCTTCAGCGAAAGCGAGTTGATGCGCCAGTATGGCGTCGCGCGGGGCCGGCTGGTCCGCGCCTTGCAGCAGATGGCCGACGAGGGTCTGGTGGACCGGCTGCCCGGCAACGGATGGGAGTTCCGCGAGACCCTGAACTCGCTCAAGGCCTATGCCGACGCCTACCAGTTCCGCGCCGCGATCGAGATGCAGGCCCTGCTGCTGCCCAGCTTCGCCCCTGATCCCGAGGCTTTCGCCACCGCGCGCCAGCATCAGCTTGACCTTCTTTCCGGGTTCAAGAGCGCAAGCCGCGCCGCCATCTACGGCACCAATATCGAGTTCCACGAGATGCTTATGCGCTGCGCCAACAACGCCTTCTTCCTGGATGCCGTGCGGCGGGTGAACCGGGTGCGGCGGCTGATCGAATACCGCATCGGCAACGAGCGCGAGCGGCTGCCCCGGCAATGCCGCGAGCATCTGCAGATCCTCGACCTGATCGAGGCGCGCGACATGCAGGCCGCGGCCGCCTTCCTGTTCCACCATGTCCGCGAGGCGGGCCAGATCAAGCTGCGCCTGCTCGACCTCTCGCCGATCCCTTCTGCGCCCTCTTCGTGA
- a CDS encoding alkane 1-monooxygenase produces the protein MRMSSLRAALPFWMSLGLVPLAVLATMRGGWWFLLMPAYAWYMVTALDGVLGLNSSNPDTGTPIERLFWHRAITWVWWPVQAAVVFWAIWHVTHTGHLGGWEKLGIFFGIGVMSGTIGMVYAHELLHQKPGFERWLGDLILASNLYSHFRTEHLLVHHSWVATPRDAVSARYDQGFYHYFLQVLLDCPRSAWGAEKRLLARAGRPVWDRRNPFWRYGALQGGMLLLAAALGGWQEVLLFAFQAFVAIWQLELTNYVEHYGLTRRHLGGGRYERVLPRHSWNASHTASNWLLINLQRHSDHHTKPDRRFPLLQTYAEDEAPQLPHGYPAMTFVAMVPPWWRRRMNPRVRAWRRRFYPEVTDWAAYNRGETPIPRGAL, from the coding sequence ATGAGGATGTCGTCGTTGCGGGCCGCGCTGCCCTTCTGGATGTCGCTGGGGCTGGTGCCGCTGGCGGTGCTGGCCACGATGCGCGGCGGCTGGTGGTTCCTGCTGATGCCCGCCTATGCGTGGTACATGGTCACCGCGCTGGACGGGGTCTTGGGGCTGAACAGCAGCAACCCCGATACCGGGACGCCGATCGAGCGGCTGTTCTGGCATCGCGCGATCACCTGGGTCTGGTGGCCGGTCCAGGCGGCGGTGGTCTTCTGGGCGATCTGGCATGTCACCCATACAGGGCATCTGGGCGGATGGGAGAAGCTGGGGATCTTCTTCGGCATCGGCGTCATGTCGGGGACCATCGGCATGGTCTATGCCCATGAGCTTCTGCACCAGAAGCCCGGGTTCGAGCGCTGGCTGGGCGACTTGATCCTCGCCTCGAACCTGTATTCGCATTTCAGGACCGAGCATCTGCTGGTCCATCATTCCTGGGTGGCGACGCCGCGCGACGCGGTGTCGGCACGGTATGACCAGGGGTTCTACCACTATTTCCTGCAGGTGCTGCTGGATTGCCCGCGGTCCGCCTGGGGGGCGGAAAAGCGGCTGCTGGCGCGGGCCGGGCGGCCGGTCTGGGACCGGCGCAATCCGTTCTGGCGATATGGGGCGCTGCAAGGGGGGATGCTGCTGCTGGCAGCGGCCCTGGGCGGCTGGCAGGAGGTGCTGCTGTTCGCCTTCCAGGCCTTCGTGGCGATCTGGCAGCTTGAACTGACCAACTACGTCGAGCATTACGGACTGACCCGCCGGCATCTGGGCGGCGGACGGTATGAACGCGTCCTGCCCCGCCATAGCTGGAACGCGAGCCACACCGCCTCGAACTGGCTGCTGATCAACCTGCAGCGCCATTCGGATCACCACACCAAGCCCGACCGCCGCTTTCCCCTGCTGCAGACCTATGCCGAGGATGAAGCGCCGCAACTGCCCCATGGCTATCCGGCGATGACCTTTGTGGCAATGGTCCCGCCATGGTGGCGGCGGCGGATGAACCCGCGGGTGCGGGCCTGGCGGCGGCGGTTCTATCCCGAGGTGACCGACTGGGCAGCCTATAATCGAGGTGAAACCCCAATTCCGCGCGGCGCTTTATAG
- a CDS encoding IS5 family transposase (programmed frameshift), with product MSKPLVSDDLWAALEPLLPRPRPKPQGGRPRCDDRLALAGILFVLRSGIPWEMLPREFGCSGMTCWRRLRDWQAAGIWAGLHRMLLERLSDAGHLDWSRASLGSAAVAAKRGGTEIGPNPTDRGKPGTKRHLVVDRRGTPLGVRLSPANRHDSLMLAPTLDAVPGVRHGRGRPRKRPDKLHADKAYDNHRCRSECRARAIMPRIARRTVDSSERLGCHRWVVERTLAWLNRFRRLTIRYERRADIHEAFVILGCALICLNQIRRFC from the exons ATGAGCAAGCCCCTTGTATCCGATGATCTGTGGGCGGCGCTGGAGCCGTTGCTGCCGAGGCCGCGGCCCAAGCCCCAGGGCGGCCGTCCCCGCTGCGATGACCGGCTGGCCTTGGCCGGCATCCTCTTCGTGCTCCGCTCCGGCATCCCTTGGGAGATGTTGCCGCGCGAGTTCGGCTGCTCCGGCATGACCTGCTGGCGCCGGCTGCGGGACTGGCAAGCGGCCGGCATCTGGGCTGGGCTCCACCGCATGCTGCTGGAGCGCCTATCGGATGCCGGACATCTGGACTGGAGCCGGGCCTCCCTCGGCAGCGCCGCCGTGGCGGCCAAAAGGGG GGGCACCGAGATCGGCCCGAACCCGACGGATCGCGGCAAACCAGGCACGAAGCGCCATCTTGTGGTCGACCGGAGAGGCACCCCGCTCGGGGTGCGCCTGAGTCCAGCCAACCGGCATGACAGCCTGATGCTGGCGCCCACCCTCGATGCCGTGCCGGGCGTGCGCCACGGTCGCGGCCGCCCGCGCAAGCGCCCCGACAAGCTCCACGCCGACAAGGCTTACGATAACCATCGTTGCCGGTCCGAATGCCGCGCCCGCGCGATCATGCCCCGCATTGCTCGGCGGACAGTGGACAGCAGCGAGAGGTTGGGCTGCCACCGCTGGGTCGTCGAACGAACGCTTGCCTGGCTCAACCGCTTCCGCCGTCTGACTATCCGCTATGAGCGACGCGCCGACATCCACGAGGCCTTCGTAATCCTCGGCTGCGCCCTCATCTGCCTCAACCAGATCAGAAGGTTTTGTTAG
- a CDS encoding site-specific DNA-methyltransferase — MTTIKATRKPARNKPLALNMILAGDCIEVMNGLPEASVDLIFADPPYNLQLRGELHRPDNSRVDAVDDAWDQFGSFAAYDRFTHDWLAAARRLLKPNGAIWVIGSYHNIFRVGAELQNQGFWILNDVIWRKSNPMPNFRGKRLTNAHETLIWASKTEGAKYTFNYEALKSLNEGIQMRSDWTLPICTGGERLKDEGGAKAHPTQKPESLLHRVLVGTTNPGDVVLDPFFGTGTTGAVAKMLGRDWIGIEREAAYREVAERRLSRVRRLDAASLATTTSKRAEPRVPFGQVVERGMLRPGEELVSLGGRHTARVRADGSVIGRDVRGSIHQVGATLEGAPSCNGWTYWHFRRDGKMIPIDILRQQIRAEMADHA; from the coding sequence ATGACGACGATAAAGGCAACGCGCAAACCCGCGCGCAACAAACCCTTGGCCCTGAACATGATCCTTGCCGGTGACTGCATCGAGGTGATGAACGGCCTGCCCGAAGCCTCGGTGGACCTGATCTTTGCCGACCCGCCCTACAACCTGCAGCTTCGGGGCGAGTTGCACCGCCCCGACAACAGCCGCGTCGATGCGGTGGACGACGCCTGGGACCAGTTCGGCAGCTTTGCCGCCTATGACCGCTTCACCCACGACTGGCTGGCCGCCGCCCGCCGGCTGCTCAAGCCCAATGGCGCGATCTGGGTGATTGGCAGCTATCACAACATCTTCCGCGTCGGCGCCGAGCTGCAGAACCAGGGCTTCTGGATTCTGAACGACGTGATCTGGCGCAAGTCGAACCCGATGCCAAACTTTCGTGGCAAGCGGCTGACCAACGCGCATGAGACGCTGATCTGGGCCTCGAAGACGGAAGGGGCAAAATACACCTTCAACTACGAGGCGCTGAAAAGCCTCAACGAAGGCATCCAGATGCGGTCAGACTGGACGCTGCCGATCTGCACCGGGGGCGAGCGGCTGAAGGACGAGGGCGGCGCCAAGGCCCATCCGACGCAGAAGCCCGAAAGCCTGCTGCACCGGGTGCTGGTCGGCACGACCAATCCTGGCGACGTTGTGCTGGACCCCTTCTTCGGCACCGGCACCACCGGCGCGGTCGCCAAGATGCTGGGCCGCGACTGGATCGGGATCGAGCGCGAAGCCGCCTACCGCGAGGTCGCAGAACGCCGCCTGTCCCGCGTCCGCCGCCTTGATGCGGCCTCGCTGGCCACTACCACCAGCAAGCGCGCCGAGCCGCGCGTCCCCTTCGGCCAGGTGGTGGAACGGGGGATGCTGCGGCCGGGCGAGGAACTGGTGTCGCTGGGCGGCCGCCACACGGCGCGGGTGCGCGCGGACGGGTCCGTGATCGGGCGCGATGTCAGGGGTTCGATCCACCAGGTCGGTGCCACGCTGGAAGGCGCTCCTTCCTGCAACGGCTGGACCTACTGGCATTTCCGCCGCGATGGGAAGATGATACCGATCGACATCCTTCGCCAGCAGATTCGAGCCGAGATGGCCGATCACGCCTGA
- a CDS encoding ribonuclease HII, with product MKSPQLRPSFRHERACMTDGARLICGVDEVGRGPLAGPVTAAAVILPRKGIPRGLDDSKKLSPAKRASLAVQIKDCADWAVGHASVEEIAQLNIFHASHLAMCRAVAGLRQRPCIVLVDGNRIPPDLNHPARAITGGDALSLSIAAASIVAKVERDRIMVDLAQQHPGYGWEKNMGYPTEIHRKALAELGPTPIHRIGFPSIHKMLCPESGITG from the coding sequence ATGAAATCGCCACAGCTACGCCCCTCGTTTCGCCATGAACGTGCCTGCATGACCGATGGCGCGCGCCTGATCTGCGGCGTCGATGAGGTCGGGCGCGGGCCGCTGGCCGGGCCGGTCACGGCCGCGGCGGTGATCCTGCCCCGCAAGGGCATCCCGCGGGGGCTGGACGATTCCAAGAAGCTGTCGCCCGCGAAGCGCGCGAGCCTCGCCGTCCAGATCAAGGACTGCGCCGACTGGGCCGTGGGCCACGCCAGCGTCGAGGAGATCGCGCAGCTCAACATCTTTCATGCCAGCCACCTCGCCATGTGCCGCGCCGTGGCCGGGCTGCGCCAGCGCCCCTGCATCGTGCTGGTGGACGGCAACCGCATCCCGCCGGACCTGAATCACCCTGCCCGTGCCATCACCGGGGGCGATGCGCTCAGCCTGTCGATCGCCGCCGCGTCCATCGTGGCCAAGGTGGAACGCGACCGGATCATGGTGGATCTGGCGCAGCAGCATCCCGGCTATGGCTGGGAAAAGAACATGGGCTACCCGACCGAAATCCATCGAAAGGCCCTGGCCGAACTGGGTCCGACCCCGATTCATAGAATCGGCTTCCCCTCCATCCACAAGATGTTGTGTCCCGAATCAGGAATAACCGGCTGA